The following proteins are co-located in the Streptomyces bottropensis ATCC 25435 genome:
- a CDS encoding sigma-70 family RNA polymerase sigma factor has translation MTREGHQVITLTPLPASVPQASRSTTDESITAWALAARGGDPEAVERFVGALHRDVQRFVAHLCADPQAVDDLAQDTFLRALGSLHRFEGRCSARTWLLSIARRAVTDSFRHAAARPRLSDVPDWRLAVEHAQPRGLPGFDDGVALTDLLGALPEERREAFVLTQMLGLSYEDAADLTGCPIGTVRSRVSRARATLVALLAAAEEVQQEGKETVLAAA, from the coding sequence CTTACTCCCCTGCCCGCGTCGGTCCCGCAGGCCTCCCGGTCCACGACCGACGAGTCCATAACCGCCTGGGCGCTGGCCGCCCGTGGTGGGGACCCGGAGGCCGTCGAGCGGTTCGTGGGCGCGCTGCACCGTGACGTGCAGCGGTTCGTCGCCCACCTCTGCGCCGATCCCCAGGCGGTGGACGACCTCGCCCAGGACACCTTCCTGCGGGCGCTCGGCAGCCTGCACCGGTTCGAGGGGCGCTGCTCCGCCCGCACGTGGCTGCTGTCGATCGCCCGGCGGGCGGTGACCGACAGCTTCCGGCACGCGGCGGCCCGGCCCCGGCTGTCCGACGTACCGGACTGGCGACTCGCCGTCGAGCACGCCCAGCCGCGCGGACTGCCCGGCTTCGACGACGGCGTGGCGCTCACCGATCTGCTGGGCGCGCTGCCCGAGGAGCGGCGGGAGGCGTTCGTCCTCACCCAGATGCTGGGGCTGTCCTACGAGGACGCGGCCGACCTGACGGGGTGCCCCATCGGCACGGTGCGCTCACGGGTGTCCCGGGCCCGGGCCACGCTCGTGGCGTTGCTGGCGGCCGCGGAGGAGGTCCAGCAGGAGGGGAAGGAAACGGTGTTGGCGGCCGCGTGA
- a CDS encoding S9 family peptidase, translating into MTESNGATPQQQSGSMPDWEKRFRAPRVSLPDWAEDAPHRSLFVSNATGTYELYAWDRATGEQRQVTNRANGTTDGVLSPDGEWIWWFDDKDGDEFGIWRRQPFHGGPDEEGAPGLDPSYPAGLALGRDGRTAIVGRSTDEDGSTIHLSRQGEAPVEIYRHRESAGVGDLSHDGSLIAIEHTEHGDAMHSALRVVRPDGRTVAELDDTKGGTIELGLEVLGFAPVVGDTRLLIGHQRGGRWEPLVWDVSSGEETDLGLSGRLEGDLSAEWYPDGSALLVAHSFEARSELFRYDLASRALERVDTPRGTVSGATARPDGSVEYLWSSAAEPPVVRSTTGEVVLDPPGPKSPGSVPVEDVWVDTPGGRVHALVQRPAGVDGPYPTVFDIHGGPTWHDSDAFAAGPAAWLDHGYAVIRINYRGSTGYGRAWTDALKHRVGLIELEDVAAVRQWAVTSGFADPDRLVLTGGSWGGYLTLLGLGTEPDAWTLGIAAVPVADYVTAYHDEMEALKAMDRTLLGGTPEEVPERFEASSPLTYVDAVKAPVYISAGVNDPRCPIRQIDNYVDRLAGRGAVHEVYRYDAGHGSLVVDERIKQIRLELDFAERHLGART; encoded by the coding sequence ATGACTGAGAGCAACGGGGCCACCCCGCAGCAGCAGAGCGGATCCATGCCCGACTGGGAGAAGCGGTTCCGGGCGCCGAGGGTGTCCCTGCCCGACTGGGCGGAGGACGCGCCGCACCGCTCGCTGTTCGTCTCCAACGCCACGGGCACGTACGAGTTGTACGCGTGGGACCGCGCCACCGGCGAGCAGCGCCAGGTCACGAACCGGGCCAACGGCACGACCGACGGCGTGCTCTCGCCCGACGGCGAGTGGATCTGGTGGTTCGACGACAAGGACGGCGACGAGTTCGGCATCTGGCGCCGTCAGCCGTTCCACGGCGGCCCGGACGAGGAGGGCGCCCCGGGCCTGGACCCGTCGTACCCGGCGGGCCTGGCCCTCGGCCGCGACGGCCGCACGGCGATCGTCGGCCGCTCCACCGACGAGGACGGTTCCACGATCCATCTGTCCCGGCAGGGCGAGGCCCCCGTCGAGATCTACCGCCACCGCGAGTCGGCCGGCGTCGGAGACCTCTCGCACGACGGCTCGCTGATCGCGATCGAGCACACCGAGCACGGCGACGCGATGCACTCGGCGCTGCGCGTGGTCCGCCCGGACGGCAGGACGGTCGCCGAGCTGGACGACACCAAGGGCGGCACGATCGAACTGGGCCTGGAGGTGCTGGGCTTCGCCCCCGTGGTCGGTGACACCCGGCTGCTCATCGGCCACCAGCGGGGCGGCCGTTGGGAACCCCTCGTCTGGGACGTGTCCTCGGGCGAGGAGACCGACCTCGGACTCTCCGGGCGGCTGGAGGGCGACCTGAGCGCCGAGTGGTATCCGGACGGCTCCGCCCTGCTCGTCGCCCACAGCTTTGAGGCCCGCAGCGAACTGTTCCGCTACGACCTGGCCTCCCGTGCCCTGGAGCGCGTGGACACGCCGCGCGGCACCGTCTCCGGGGCCACCGCCCGCCCCGACGGCAGCGTCGAGTACCTGTGGTCCTCCGCCGCCGAGCCGCCGGTCGTCCGCTCCACCACGGGCGAGGTCGTCCTCGACCCGCCGGGTCCGAAGTCCCCCGGCTCGGTGCCGGTGGAGGACGTCTGGGTGGACACACCCGGCGGCCGCGTCCACGCCCTGGTCCAGCGCCCGGCCGGGGTCGACGGCCCGTATCCGACCGTCTTCGACATCCACGGCGGTCCGACCTGGCACGACAGCGACGCCTTCGCGGCGGGACCTGCCGCCTGGCTGGATCACGGATACGCGGTCATCCGTATCAACTACCGGGGCTCCACCGGCTACGGCCGCGCCTGGACCGACGCCCTCAAGCACCGGGTCGGCCTGATCGAGCTGGAGGACGTCGCGGCGGTCCGCCAGTGGGCGGTGACCTCCGGTTTCGCCGACCCGGACCGGCTCGTCCTCACCGGCGGCTCCTGGGGCGGTTACCTCACCCTCCTCGGCCTCGGCACCGAACCGGACGCCTGGACCCTCGGCATCGCCGCCGTCCCCGTCGCGGACTACGTCACCGCGTACCACGACGAGATGGAGGCGCTCAAGGCCATGGACCGCACCCTCCTGGGCGGTACGCCCGAGGAGGTCCCCGAGCGCTTCGAGGCCTCGTCACCCCTGACGTACGTCGACGCGGTGAAGGCCCCCGTCTACATCTCCGCAGGTGTCAACGACCCCCGCTGCCCCATCCGCCAGATCGACAACTACGTCGACCGGCTGGCTGGCCGGGGCGCCGTCCACGAGGTCTACCGCTACGACGCCGGCCACGGCTCCCTGGTCGTCGACGAGCGCATCAAACAGATCCGCCTGGAACTGGACTTCGCCGAACGCCACTTGGGGGCGCGCACCTGA